TGGTTCACCAGGACCTGAAACCGTCGAACATCCTGGTGACGTCGGACGGCGTCCCGAAACTGCTCGACTTCGGGATCGCAAAAGTCCTGGCGCCGACCCGCTTTGACGCGGATCCGGCGAGTTCGGCGGCCGGGCCGGACCTCAAAGCGCTGACGCCGGAGTACGCGGCACCAGAACAGATCGAAGGCGGGCCGACCACCACGGCGAGCGACGTCTACGCGCTCGGCGTCATTCTCTTCCAGCTTCTTTCGGGGCGGCGGCCATATCGTGATGTCGGCGCCGACCGGTCTGCACTGCTGGAAGCCATCCGCACCCGGCCGGTGCCATTGGCGAGTGAAGCCGTCGACTCGGACGGCGACGTTGAACGCGCGGGTCAAGTTGCCGCAGCCCGAAAGCTGTCGCCCGATGCGTTGCGGGCGAGACTGGCCCGCGACCTGGACGCCATCGTCCAACGCGCGCTGGCGCCGCTCGCCGCCGACCGGTACTCCTCCGCGGAGCAGTTGGCAGCAGACGTCGAGCGAAGCCTGAACCGGTACCCCGTGAGCGCGCGTCCGCGAGCGCCGCGCTACGTCGCCGAATGTTTCATGCGCCGTCATCAGGTTGGCGTCGTGTTGAGCGTCCTCGCATTCGCGAGCTTGGCGGCCTTCATCGTCACGGTCCTTCGACAATCGGCGGCGATTCGCGAGCGGTCCGCGCAGGTCGAGAGCGAGCGCAAGCGCGCGGTGGCCGTTTCCTCGTTCCTTCAGGATCTGTTTCGCGGCGCCGACCCGGCGGAGGCAAAAGGCACGACGATCACGGCGCGGGAACTGTTGGATCGAGGCGCCGCGAAGATCGAGCGCGAGCTGGTCGACCAGCCGGCAGCGAAAGCTGATCTGATGACGGTGATGAGCGAAAGCTACCAGAACCTCGGTTTGTATCCGCCGGCCGAACAGTTGGCGGAACGCGCGGTGGCGACGCTCCGCGCTCGCCACGCTCCGGCCGACTCGGCCTTCGCCGCCGCGCTGATCGCGCACGGAATGGCGCTGCACTACATCGATCGCACCCGCGACGCTCGCGTCGAGTACGACTCTGCGCTCGCGATCCGGCGCCGACTGGGCGACACGACGAGCGCCGTGGTCGCGCAGACGCTCGCCCTCGAGGGGTCGACGTTTCAGGACGACGGAGCGGACAGCACGGCGCGCCGGCTTTATAGCCGGGCAATCGGCTTGCGGCGCGCGAGTGGGGGAGGGGAAGTCACGACGGACACCGTGCTCGCGTTCACGCTCAACAACCTCGGCGTGCTGTTGCGGCGGAAGGGAGATCTGAACGGTGCGGATACGGCGTACCGCGAAGCGCTCGCGATTCGCGAGGCGACGCTGGGGCCGGATCACTTCGAGACTCTGCGGACTCTCAACAACCTCGCGCTCGTGTCCGGGGCGCGCGGAAACCTCGCGGTGGCCGAGTCGTTACTGATCGTCGCGGCGGACGGATGGAAGCGAGTCGTCGGGGCCGATCATCCAGCGACCGCATTCGCTCTCAACAACCTGGGCAGTGTCTACATGAGGATGAACCAGCCGGCCAAGGCGCTGCGGTTGTTCAATGAGGCATTGGCCATCCGGCGGGCGAAACTCCAGCCGAGCGAGCCACTCATCGCGGTGACTTGGACCAACGTCGGCACGGCTCTACAAGCATTGGATGATCGCCGAGGTGCGCTTCAGGCGTATCGTGCCGCGCTTGCGGTACGAGAATCGGTACCGGGACCGGAGACACCGGCGGTGGCGGACTTGAAGAAGGCGATCGCGCGTCTCGAGAAGACGACTCGACGCTGACGGTAACCCACGGTCACCGAGAGAAGATGTACCGGAGCCCCTTGGGCGCTTCTTTCGCCTGCCAGAGCATCGACGACGGGTAGGGGAGCAACGTGAGCTGAAGCGGCGACAGGATCCGCGGCAGTTGCTCGTGCACGTCGGCCCACGACTTCGCCCACCCTTCGTCGCTCGCATCCTCTTGATGCTTGTAGGCGTCGCTCACGTCGTACACTTCCGGAAGAGCAACGAAATAGTCCGCGAGCTTCTTCCAGTGGGCGGTCATCATCTCCGTCCAGTGCGCCTGCGCCGCTCGCACTGCCTCGAGCTGGTCTCTCGTCAGCAGCAGCGAGTCGGACTCGGTGGCGATCGATGCGTATGGGTCGAGGACGGTGCGGATGTAGCGTTTCACCAATTCATCTGACGTGAGCTTGGGGCCCGGGTGGCCGGCGCGGCCGGGGTTGAGCCAGCGTTCGAGCTGCTGTTCGGTGGCAGGGCGGCCGAGCGTCATCGACACGTCGAGCGTGAGGCGGAAGGGAGCGCGAAGGGTGTTGAGCGACGGGTTCGTCGTGCCGAAGCGCGGGTTCACTTGATAAACGAACCGGCTGTTCGCCGCGTCGAAGCCGCGGACGTTGTACAGCACCGGATCGGCGAACGGCTGCGTGCCCCAGCCGCGCAGATGGTCGCTGCCGTGAAGCAGCTGATCGAGCCCGC
This genomic window from Gemmatimonadaceae bacterium contains:
- a CDS encoding serine/threonine-protein kinase — encoded protein: MTSPRPNLDPSQPTAERWAAIESAFGEASGLAAAERASYFAALDRDDPALAAEVRSLLEASDPWWIDESLVTLPVAEPMVPDQRIGAYQLVRALGRGGMGEVWLALREGQDFRQHVALKIVRAGMESSELVAGFRAERQILGSLNHPNIAHLLDVGETEDGRPFLALEFVEGHQLTDYCDEHRLSVDDRLRLFRTVCNAVRFAHQNLVVHQDLKPSNILVTSDGVPKLLDFGIAKVLAPTRFDADPASSAAGPDLKALTPEYAAPEQIEGGPTTTASDVYALGVILFQLLSGRRPYRDVGADRSALLEAIRTRPVPLASEAVDSDGDVERAGQVAAARKLSPDALRARLARDLDAIVQRALAPLAADRYSSAEQLAADVERSLNRYPVSARPRAPRYVAECFMRRHQVGVVLSVLAFASLAAFIVTVLRQSAAIRERSAQVESERKRAVAVSSFLQDLFRGADPAEAKGTTITARELLDRGAAKIERELVDQPAAKADLMTVMSESYQNLGLYPPAEQLAERAVATLRARHAPADSAFAAALIAHGMALHYIDRTRDARVEYDSALAIRRRLGDTTSAVVAQTLALEGSTFQDDGADSTARRLYSRAIGLRRASGGGEVTTDTVLAFTLNNLGVLLRRKGDLNGADTAYREALAIREATLGPDHFETLRTLNNLALVSGARGNLAVAESLLIVAADGWKRVVGADHPATAFALNNLGSVYMRMNQPAKALRLFNEALAIRRAKLQPSEPLIAVTWTNVGTALQALDDRRGALQAYRAALAVRESVPGPETPAVADLKKAIARLEKTTRR